Part of the Pseudomonadota bacterium genome is shown below.
AAGTCCTGGGCCAGGCGCACCATGGCCTCGTACACCGCCACGTCGCCGTGAGGATGGAACCGGCCGATTACGTCGCCCACCACGCGCGCGGATTTCTTGGGCGGCGTATTGGGCTCCAGCTTCAGCTGGCTCATGGCGTAGAGTAAACGCCGGTGGACCGGCTTCAGCCCGTCGCGCACATCGGGCAAGGATCGCGCCATGATGGTGGACAAGGCATAGGACAGGTAACGCTCCCCCAGCACTTCAGCCAGGGGCTTTTCCAGAATATCGAGTGCTTGCGGTGTTTTCATGGGGCTGATTTATAGAGGATTCGGGGCATGGAATGAAGGCAACAAAAAAGGGAAGGCGTGCGGCCTTCCCTTCCATATGTTCCGCAAGGGCGGGAAAATTACTTGATCTTGCCCTCGACGTATTCCACGTGCTTGCGCACGACGGGGTCGTATTTGCGCTTCTTCAGCTTTTCGGTCTTCGTGCGCGGGTTTTTTGTTGTGACGTAGAAATGGCCCGTGTCGGCTGTGCTGTTCAGCCTGATCTGGATTGTTGTTGATTTCGCCATGGCCTGTGTC
Proteins encoded:
- the rpmG gene encoding 50S ribosomal protein L33 — translated: MAKSTTIQIRLNSTADTGHFYVTTKNPRTKTEKLKKRKYDPVVRKHVEYVEGKIK